The DNA window GACCTTGATCGAGTGGGCGGACAAGGTACGGCCGCTGCTACCGGCGCGCGCCATCGTGGTCCGCATCACCGGCCTGGGCGACGAGCCCCGGCGCATCGAGGTGGAGGAGCCGGGAGCCGAGGCGTGACGCCGGAGCCGGGAGACGCGGGCGCGGCCCGGCGGGCGCGCCTCGTCCTCCTGGTCTTCGCCGCGTTCGTCGTGTACGGCTCCTTCTTTCCGTTCTCGTTCCGCGTGGATCCGGTCGAGGTGCAGCGGGACCTCGCGGGCTTCTGGTCCACGCTCGCGTTGTTCGACGCGCGGGGGCGGCGGCTCTTCTCGATCGCCGATCTCGTCAGCAACGTGCTGCTGGGGGTGCCCGTGGGCGCACTCCTGTTGCTGGGGGGCCTCGTCGGACGCGGGATCGTGACGCGCGGGGCCGGCGCGCTGGTGGTCGAGGCGCTGTTCGCCGGGACGGTCGAGGTCGGGCAGATTCTCGCGCCGACCCGCACCGCCTCGGCGCTCGACGTCCTCGCGCAATCGGCGGGGGCGGTCGCCGGCGCCCTGGGCGCGCACGGCACCGGCACCGCGGCGGCGCGCAGGCTGGAGGCCTGGCTCGCGACGCGGCTGCGCGAGCGCCCCGCCCTCGTGGTGGTGGCCGTCCTCGCTGGCCTCGTCGCCGCCGACGCCCTCTATCCCTACGCCGTCACTCTCGACGTCTCGACGGCCTGGGGCAACCTCCGCCGGGCCCAGTGGCAGCCGCTGGCGACCCTCTCCGGGCGTCCCTGGGGCCCTCTGCTGGTCGATCGACTGCTGCCCTATGCCGGGATGGCCTTTGCCGCTCGCTGGGCCCTTGCGGCGCCGTCGGCGTCCCCCCGGCCGGGGAGCGGGACCGCCGTGGCGCTCGCGCTCCTCCTCTGGGCGGCGGCCCTCGAGGGCGGCAAGCTCTTGATCGTGGGACGGGCGCCGAGCGTGGACAACGTGCTCGTGGCCGCCCTGGGTGTCCTCCTTGGGCTCGTGGCGTTCGCGACATGGGCGGGATCGACGAGGGCGGCCGGCCGTGGGGCGCGGGCCGTCGTCGGGCTCACCGGGGCGGCGCTCGTCTACCGCGAGCTGGCGCCGTTCGACTGGGTGCTCACGCGCGCCCATGCCGCCGCCAAGTCGGGGCGCATCGAGTGGATCCCGCTGGCCTCCTACTTCTACGCGGATCCCCAGAGCGCGCTCTTCGATCTCTTCACCAAGCTCGTGTGGAGCGGCGCCTTCGGCGCCTCGCTGCGCGCCGCCGGCGCCCACAGGCCGTGGGCCTGGACGCTGGCCCTCGGCCTGGTCCTCGAGAGCCTGCAGGTCGTCCAGGTCTCGCACGTACCCGCGGTGGGCGATGTCCTCGCGTTCGGCGCGGGAGCCGCGCTCGGCGCGCGTCTGCTCGACGGCGTCCGGCGCTGGCGCCCGGATGTATCCATCGCAGGACATTGACCGGCGGTGGCGCCGCGGCGCACAGTCGCAGCATGCCCGGCGGGACGCGGATCGAGGAATGGCCCCTCGAAGAGCGCCCGCGCGAGCGCCTCTACCATCAGGGCCCGGCCGCCCTCGCCGACGCCGAGCTGCTCGCCATCCAGCTCGGCGCGGGCACGCGCGGGCGGAACGTGGTGGAGCTGGCCCGCGATCTCCTCGTGAGCTACGGCTCGCTGTCCGCGCTCGCGACGCGCGGGGTCGCCGAGCTGGCCGGCCGGCCGGGGCTGGGCCGGGCCAAGGCGGTGCGGCTGGCCGCGGCATTCGAGCTCTCGCGCCGGCTCCGCTCGCGAAACGGCCACGGGGCGGGACGTGCCCTGCTGTCGAGCCCGGCCGAGGTCTACGCGCGCTACGGTCCGCTGATGGAGGACCTCGACAAGGAGGTGTTCCGCATCGCCTTGCTCGACGCGCAGAACGGGCTCCTGCGCGACGTGGTGGTGTCAGAGGGCACGCTGTCCGCGAGCCTCGTCCACCCCCGCGAGGTCTTCAAGCCGGCCATCGTCGAGTCCGCCGCCTCGCTGATCCTGCTCCACAACCATCCCAGCGGCGATCCCACGCCGAGCCGCGAGGACCTGCGCCTCACCCGGCAACTGGTAGAATGCTCCCGACTGCTGGAGCTGCACATCCACGACCACGTGGTGATCGGGCGCGGGCGCTTCGCGAGCCTGGCCGAGCGGGGGGAGCTATGAACGTGCACGGCGTGGGACACGTCGTCTTGAAGGTGCGGGACCTCGACCGGTCGGCGGCATTCTACACGGGCGTGCTCGGGCTCAAGGAGGTGGGCCGCCTCGGCGACCGGATGGTCTTCTTCTCCGCCACCGGCCGCAATCACCACGACCTCGCCTGCCTCGCGGTGGGCGCCGACGCGCCCGCGCCGCCGCCGGACGCGGTCGGGCTCTACCACGTCGCCCTCAAGGTGGGCGACAGCCTCGAGGAGCTGCGCGAGGCCAAGGCCGCGCTGGACCGGCACGGGTTAGCCATTCGCCAGGTACGGGACCACGAGGTGAGCCAGTCGATCTACCTCGACGATCCCGACGGCAACATGGTGGAGCTCTTCGTGGACGCCGACCCGGCGATCTGGGCGGCGAACCCGGCCGCGGTGGCGCAGTCGCGCCCGCTAGCCCTTGGCTAGGCGCTCGACTTCCTTCTTGGTCATCGACGGGATTCGCGCAAGCAGACCCTTCACGCGCCGCTCGGAGGCGTGGTCCGCGAGGATCAGCTTCTTCGACTTCGTCCCGTTCACGATGTAGGCGACCCAGTCGTCCAGGCTCGGGGTGCCGCGCCACGCCACGGTGAGCCCGCTGAGGCGCATGCGCTTCTTCCCTTCGACCTTCGCGAGCGGCTTTCGACTCGCCTCCATACTTCCCGTCCCCTCATCTTCGAGTGCACCGCAGGGCTGCTCGCCGGCTTCACGCGTGCGCGGCGTCGAAGCCGCTCGCAGAGAGCACAAACTTAGGAACCGTGCTCGGTCGTGTCAAGAATTCGTTTCGCCGCTGAAAATGCGCCTTCGTGCGCACGCATGACGCGGAACACGCGTCAATGCTGGCCTCCGTCATATACCTCGTAGCGGTGGACGGCCGGAACGTCACATTCTCGCGACGTCTTTGTGAAGGGGCGTCAAATCGTCCTATTTTCGCGGCTGTGGATGCCTGTGGATAAGTGGATAACCTGGGGACTATTTCTGGTCGGCCGCCAGGGCCTCGAGGATTCGCCGGGCCAGGAGAGGGCCCTCCGTGATGAACGCCGTGAAGTAGCCGCACGCGTCGGCGCCGGCGGCCAGGGCCTGCCGGGCGGTGTCGGGCGAGTGGATCCCGCCGGTGGCGATGATCTCGAGCGCCCGCCCGAAGCGCGCCCGGAGGCTCCGCACGTTCTCGAGCATCGCGGGAAAGATGGCGGGGCCGGAGAGGCCCCCCGCGCGCTGCGAGAGGCGCGGCTCCTCGATGCGGTGCGTGTTCCCGTAGTTCACGATGGAGAGCCCGGCGTCGAGCGCGGCCGGCACGATCGAGCGGAGGTTCTCCTCGTGGAAGTCCGGCGAGAGCTTCACGATGACGGGCTTCAGCGTGGCATCCCGCACCGCGGCGAACACCCGGCGCAGCTCGGATGGCTTCTGCGACCATTCGTAGACGAGCCGGGTGTTGGGGGACGAGATGTTGATCTCGACGAGGTCGCCGTACGGCGCGAGGCCCGCCACCACCTCCACGTACTCCTCCGCGGACTCGCCCGCGGCGGCCACGATGAGCGGCACGCGGTGCAGCAGCCCGGCGAGCGCGCGCTGATACGCGGCCAGCCCCGGATTCTGAAACCCGTTGCAGTTGACGAGGCCCCGCCCCGCCGGGGAGTCGTGCCGCACGAGATTCGGGGGCGGGTGGCCGGGGCGCGGCCGCACCGTGATGCTTTTCGCGGTGACCGCGCCGAAGCCGAGCCCCATCGCGCGCCGAAGGATGCGCGTGTCGTAGTACATCGAGGACAGGATCAGGGGGTTGGGCAGGCGTACCCCGCCCAGGGTGATGGCGAGGCGCGGGTCGTCCAGGCGGAACAGCGAGAGACGATCGAGCGGAGTCAGCCGCAGCGCGCGCTGCCCGAGGGCGATCGCCGTGCGCTCGGGGAGCCGCGCGAGCACGCCGTGGTAGAGCGCGCGGTACACGCGATCGGCGACACGGGCGGTGGCGGCCAATTCGCGGGGAGGATACCCGAGTCCGGGGCCCCTCGCAGGAATTTCAGACGTCGCCGGCGTATGTTAGCCTCCAGGACATGCACCGTCGCACCTTCCTCAGTGCGGTAAGCGCCGGCCTCCTCGCCGCGCCGCTCGCAGCCGAGTCGCAGGAAGCGCGGAAGCCGTCAGGCGGGACCAATCCCATCCCCGTGAACACATGGACCCTCGTCCCGGCATTGCCGGAGGGCACACCGTCGACCACGCGCGCGGGCAAGCACATGCGCGTGCTCTGGGATTCGCGGCGCAGCCGGCACGTCATCACGGCGGGCGATTCCTTCGGCAGCGACGCCGGGCAACCGGCCGTCAGGAGCTTCGACGCCACCACCGGGCTCTCCACTATCCTCTCGCCACCGTGCATCCCGGCGCCGGGTCTCATGCCGAACTGGCCCGATAACGTCGGGTGGTGCCACGACACGAAGCGGGACAAGTACCTCATGTTCCGCGGGTTCTACTTCTGGAACCAGCCGAGCGGGCAGCGCCCCAAGGCCACGCTTACGCCCTCCGCGACCACGGGCACGATCACACTCACGCAGGGCGACGGCAGCAACCGCCCGTTCGAGTCGTGGATGGTCGGGAAGCGCGTGCCGCAGTATAACGCCGCGGGCGGCTCCACGGTGATCGCGCACGCCACCATCACGGAAGTCACCTCGCCCACCGCCGTCGTCGCCACGGTAGGGCTCGCCTTCGCCAACACCAACCCCATCGTCTCGGAGGCGTGGGGCATCGAGAAGATCCGCGGCGGCCGGGCCGATTCGATCTGTGGTCGGAACTTCTACGCGGGCGACACCGGCATCATGAACGGCGACTGCATGTATAGCCCCGCGAGCAACCAGTGGGAGCGGCCGACCTGGCCCGAGAGCCCGGTCGGGCTCGGAAGCGATTCCGCAGGCCCGACTCAGGCCGTATACGACGAGCCATCCGACTCAGTCTATATGCTCAAGAGCGGGGCGGGCATGATGATTCTTCACCGTGCGACCGATACGTGGGAAGTCATTCCCTTCGGCCGTGGCGCGGCAAGCCCCAATGTGTACCGTTCGCAGCTCGTGGTCGCGAATCGATCAGTGTGGGCCTTCAGCAACCGCGGCAAGGGCGCCCAAGCGTTTATCGAATATGTCATCGCCAGCAAGTCGTGGCACGCCTACAACGTGAGCGGCTACGTGGGCACGTTGGATGAGTCGGAGCCGCAGCTCGTGCACGACGATGGGTCGAACGTGCTCTTACACGTGCGCGCCGAGAACCTCACGTCGGACGCGACGCATTTGCACATCTTGAACTTGGCGACAAAGGCCCTCACGGTGCGTCCGATTCCGGTCATCGAGGGAGAGTCGGTCAAGCAGGGGATCACGTTCTGGGATCCACCAACGGGCTCCCTGGGCATCTTCGGTCGCGTCGCGCACAGCGTCCCCGGCAACCCCTGTTACCACTACCGCTACGCGCCATAGGAGCGAGCCATCCACCACGACGGAGGTTGACGCGCCTCGCGTAACCCTGTAGCTTTCCAGACGCGGACGATTAGCTCAGTTGGCAGAGCACCGGCCTCACATGCCGGGGGTCGCTGGTTCAAGTCCAGCATCGTCCACCACTGATCGCGATGAACCCGGAGGGTGACACGCCCCTCCGGGTTTCGTCTGTGTGACCTCTTCGACGCTGTCCCCATTTGACACGGCCTCGACGGCGGTGGATAGTCCGGGTGAGGACACAGAGTGTGAGCGGCCAAAGCCAGACGGCGCGTCTCAAGGACACCCGGATCGGCACAATCGGGCGTCAGACGGTGTGGGGGGTTGCCCGCCAGTTCGAGCGTCTTCGCTATCTCATGTGGTGTCTTCCTCGGAGACCTGACCACTTCGTGGGGGGCATCCGGCTACTCGGTGCCTACAAGCAGCGCGGCTGGTTCCAGTCGCTCAGGACGCACGCTCCCGTGGACCGGAGCGGGAAGTCACTCCCCTGGCTCACGTACGCGGCAATAGACTGGCTCGATAGCGTCCTCCGTCCCGAGCATCGGGTGTTCGAGTACGGCATGGGCGGCTCGACCGTATGGATGGCGGCGCGCGTCCAGTCGGTCTCGAGCGTCGATACCAACGCGGAGTACGTCGCGCACTTTCCCGTCCCCCCGAATGCCCACGTGACGATCGCTGAATGCGGCGGAACGCGCGTCCACGCGGAGCCGGGTGATCCGTACGTGTCGACCATCGAACGGCAAGAGTCACCCTTCGACGTGGTGCTCATCGATGGCGCCGCCCGATTGTCGTGCGTGGAGCCCGCTCATCGGGCACTAGCCCCCGACGGCCTCATCATTTTCGACAACACCGATATACCGACGTATCAGCCGGCGCTGCGACAGCTCGGCGACCTGGGCTACCTCCGCATCGACTTCTTTGGCACGCGGCCGCTGTACAGCATGCTGGGATGCACGTCTGTTTTCAGTCGGGACATGGCGAAGTGGCTGCGAAACGCCACCCCCCCCCACTACTGGGGGCGGTCGATCAGCGAGTTCCCCTGGCACTAGTAGGTTACTGACGCGGAGCGAGCCGGACGGGCCCCTGCCTGGGCTGAGGCTCGGGCAGGGCCGGGGGGACGCAAGGTTTCCGTAGAATCAGGTAGATCCGAGTCGCCCCAACCCCCCTTACTGGGGGGCCGTCTCATGTTAGAGTTTTCTCCGTGCCCTCCTCGTATCCCGTCGAGCGTACGCGGGTGACCAGCCGGCACTCGTTGCTCGTGAAGATCGTCGCCGCGCTTGGGCTGGCGCTCGTCGTCGGTGCGGGCACCGCCTGTACGCAGAGCCCCGAAGTCAGAAAGCAAAAGGCGGTGGAGCGCGCCGAAACCTATCTCAAGGAGGGCAAAGCGAACGAGGCGATCATCGAGCTACGGAACGCGCTCCAGATCGACCAGGACTACGTGCCCGCCCTGCATGCCCTGGGACGCGCCTACGCCGCCAGGGGCTGGTGGGGCGATGCCATCCGCGAGTTCGGCCGGGCAGAGAAGGCTGCGCCCAATTCACTGGCCATCGCGCAGGACCTCGGTCGTGCCATCGTTGAGGCGGGGGCGTTCGCAGACGCCGATGCCCAGGCCACCAAGATTCTCGCGAAGCACCCCCAGGACCCAGTCGCGCTCCACATACGCGCAGCGGCGTGGCTGGGGCAAGGGAAGCCGCGGGAGGCGCTCGAGCTCCTCGACGGCCTCCTGAAGGGAGGCCAGAGCATCCCCGGGGAGACTGCTCCACGGCGCGCGCAGGCCCTCCGGCAGCTCGGGAAGGCAGCCGAGGCCGAAGAAGCGCTTCGTACGGCGGTGAAGGAAAATCCGAAGGACGTTCGTAGCCTGCTGGGTCTTGCGGGCTTCCACCTGTCACGGGGTCAGTTCGCTGAGGCCGAAAAGCTCTACACCCAGGCCAAGGCGATTCAACCCGCCAATCCGGAAATCGCCATGGGGCTCGCCGCGGTCGCGGCGGGCAAGAACCAGCTCGCCACCGCCATCAAGATCCTCGAGGCAGTCGAGGTCCGTGCGCGCACGCCGCGGCTCGTGCTCATGCTGGCGAATTTCTATCTCCGGGCGGATCAACCGACCAACGCGAGCGCGCTCCTGGTCGCCATAGTGGAACGTGCACCCAACTACCGCCCGGCTCGGTATCTCCTAGCCCGCGCATACCTGGCCGGGAATCGTCCTCAGCTCGCCGCGGTGCACTTCGAGGAGCTTCGCAGGCAGTTGCCGGGTGAGGTCACGATCCAGTTCTTCCTGGCCCAGTCCTACGCCCGGGCGGGACGGGCCCGGGAGGCCCTCGCCCTCTTGGACGGCGCGGCTCCGAAGATGGCCAAGGAGCCCCGGTTCCACGTCGAGCGCGGCCGAGTCCTGCTGGTGTTGGCGCGTCTCGACGAAGCCTTCAAGGCGGGCGCCACCGCCAGCGAGCTGAATCCGGAGCTGCCTCAGCCATACCTGCTCATGGGGCAGGTCCGGGCTCGCCAGGGTAACACGAAGGCCGCGCAGGACTATTTCGCCAAGGCTGCGAACGTCGACGCGTCATCCGCTGCGGCACACGTGGCGCTGGGGCGCTTGCGCGCCGCGGAGGACGACTTCGAGGGGGCCTCCCGGGAGTTCGATGAAGCGGTCAAGGCCGACCCGAAGTCGGTGGGCGCGGCTCGCGTCAAGGCGAGCAGCCTCATCCGCCAGAAGAAGATGAAGGAAGCGATTGAGTTCGCGGAGAGCTCCGCCAAGGCCCAGCCGAACGAGGGCGGCTTTCAGACGCTTCTCGGCGCCGTCTATCTGCAGGGCCGGCAGTACGAGAAGGCGAAGGACGCCTACCAGCGTGCCGTGCGTCTAAGCCCGCGGGCTTCGGAACCCCGGATGGGGCTGGTCACTATCGCCATCTTGCAGGGCAAGGAGGAGGAGGCATCAGAGCAGCTCCGGGAGGTGTTGAAGGAGCAGCCGGACCACCCCGCCGCGGTCCTGCTGCAGGCCGGCATGTTGGAGCGCGCGGGCCGATACGACCAGGCCATTTCCGTGATCGAGAATTCGCTCAAGGTAGCCCCAATGCAGACGGCGCTCGCGGTCCAGCTGGCCGAGCTGCTATTGCGCACGGGCCGCTATGACGCGGTCGTCGGGCGCACGACCGAGATCCTGTCCCGGAACCCGGACGCGACTGGGGCCCTCCTCGTGCGCGCCCGCGCGCATCTGGGACGGCGGGACTGGGACGCCGCCGTGAAGGACGCGACAAGCTACGTGCATCTCAACCCGACGGACGCTGGGGGGCACGTGGTTCTCGGGCGCGCGTACTTCGGACAGAGGCAGATCGCGGAGGCCCAGGCCGCTTATCGCGAGGCGCTCAAGCGCAATCCCCAGCTCACGACGGCCAAGGAGGAGCTGGCTGCGGTCAGCGGCGAGAAGCCCGACCCCGCGGAGACTCAAAAGAAGATCACCGCGCTGCGGGCGGCGGTGGAAAAAACCCCCAAGAGCGTCGCCCCTCGCGAGGCGCTGGCGCGAGCGCTGCTCGCGAACGGCGATACCGCCGGCGCGGAAGCGCAGCTCAAGGTGATTCTGGACCAGGCCGCGGGACACCTCGATGCGAATCTGCTGATGGCTCACGTCCGTTTTCAGCAGGGAAAGACCGACGATGCGGTGGCTTACCTCCGCGCGGCCCAGCGCACGAGCCCCGACAATCTCGAGGTCAACGCCGCACTCGGACGATATCTCGTCGCGCAAGGGCGCCGCGAGGAAGGGCTCCGACATCTCGAGGCGGCGCTCCGCGTTAATCCACGACTCCCCGACATCAAGCTCGAGGTTGGAAGCCTCTACGCCCAGATCGGACGGTACGCCGACGCGCAGCGCTTGGCCGACGAGCTCGATCGGGAGTGGCCCAAGCAGCCCGAACCCCTGATTCTCAAGGGCAATGTCCTGCTCGCGCAGAGGGACTACAAGGCGGCCGGGGAGGCGTTCTCCGGCGCGATCAGCCGAGGGCCCAACTATCCAGGGGCGCATCGAGGACTCGCCCAGAGCATGGAGGCCCTCGGTCAGACCGACCGCGCGATCGAGTCGTATCGCAAGGCGCTTCAACTCAACCCGAACGAAGTGATCTCGTTGAACAACCTGGCCTGGATCCTGCTCGAGACGAAGAACCAGCCCGACGAGGCGCTGCCCCTGGCGACGAAGGCCAGGCAGCTCGCCCCCCGCTCGATCGAGGTGGCGGACACGCTGGGCTGGGTCTACTACCGCCGCGCAGACTATGTGGAAGCCGCAAAAGTGCTCAACCTGGCGCTCGAGCAGGCCCCCAACAATGCCCAGCTGCAGTACCACCTCGGCCGGACGTATACGAAGCTGGGCAAGAAAGACGACGCGGTGGCCTCGCTCCGACGGGCAGCCCAACTGGACCCTAAGCTGGCTCAATCCCAGCGGATCGCCGACCTCATCAAGGAGCTGGGCGGCTAGCTGCCTGGTCGGCACGAAGTTTTAATTAATCCAGGGGCTTGAATATACTGTCTTTGTGCCCCGATGGGGGTGCTGACGACTACATATGGTTGACATTGCCCGCAAGAACCTCTTTCACGATCGAACACGATTCCTCATCACCATCGTCGGGGTGACCTTCTCGGTGGTGCTGATCTTCTCCCAGTTCGGGATCTACCTGGGCTTCATGGAGAACGCCTCGATCATCATCGATAACACGCAGGCCGACATCTGGGTGACGTCGAAGAACTCCTCCAACTTCGACTTCGCCGTGCCGTTCGCCGAACGGAAGCTCAACAAGGTGCGACAGACGCCCGGAGTCGTCTGGGCCGACAATCTCCTGCTCGGCTGGGCCAACCTGCGACGGAAGGACGGCGGCCAGGAGAACATCGCCCTCATCGGCTTCAATCCCGACACTGGGGTGGGGGGGCCGTGGCGGCTCGCATCTGGAGACCTTCAGTCGATGAAGGCGAGCAAGGCCATCATCGTGGATGAGTCGGCCTACGGAAAGCTTGGTGTCCTGCAAGTCGGCGACCAGGTCGAGATCAACGAGCAGCGGGTGCGCGTGGCGGGGATCAGCCGCGGCGTGCGAGGGTTCACCACCCTCCCCTACGTCTTCACCTCGTTCCGCGCCGCTCAGATCCTCGATCCCTTCGCGCGCGAGCGCACCGCATTCATCGTGGCACGGGTCGCTCCCGGCTACGAGCCACATGAGGTCGCCACTCGTCTCCGCGAGATCCGGGATGTGGACGTCTACACCAGGGACCAGTACTCGTGGAAGACACGTCTGTACTGGACGTGGGAGACGGGAATCGGGGTGGGCTTCGGGATCACGGTTCTGATGGCGATCATCGTGGGCGTGGTCGTGGTCAGCCAGACCATCTACAGCGCGACCATCGAGCATCTGCGCGAATTCGGCACGCTCAAGGCCATCGGTGCCACGAACCGGGATGTGTACGTGATCATCCTCAAGCAAGCGCTGATCAATGCCCTCATCGGGTACGGAGTGGGCCTGGCGCTGAGCCTGTTCGCGGTGCGCGTGCTCCGTACAACGGGGACGATCCTGGTCATCCCCTTCGAGCTCATGGTTGCGGTCTTCGTGCTGACGATCGCCATGTGTACGGCCGCCTCGGTCGTGTCTGTCCGCAAGGCGCTGAGCGTGGATCCGCTGGTGGTGTTCCGCTCGTGAGCGCGACGCTCGAAGCCGAGATGGTGACCAAGATCTATCGGGAAGGGGCGTTTGAGGTCCCCGCGGTCCAGGACGTGAGCCTCTCCGTCCGCTCGGGCGAGGTGGTGGCCATCCTGGGCCCCTCGGGGAGCGGCAAGACCACGCTCCTGTCGATGCTGGGCTGCATGCTGCGGCCGACTTCGGGCACCATCACCATCCACGGCGAGCGCGTCTCGGATCTCGACGAGTCCGAGCTCCCATGGGTGCGCCGGCGCTACGTGGGCTTCATCTTCCAGAGCTTCAACCTCTTCGCCGCGCTCTCCGCGGCGGAGAACGTCGAGGTGGTGCTCCAGCTCAAGGGCCTCGAGCGGCGACCGCGCCGGACCGAGGCCCTGCGGCTCCTGGACCTCGTGGGCCTGGGCAAGCGGGCCGACTTCCTTCCGCGCGACATGTCCGGGGGTGAGCGCCAGCGTGTGTCTATCGCGCGTGCGCTCGCCGGCGATCCGCCCCTGATCCTCGCCGACGAGCCCACCGCCAACTTGGACGCGAAGAATGGAGAA is part of the Candidatus Methylomirabilota bacterium genome and encodes:
- a CDS encoding tetratricopeptide repeat protein, which encodes MKIVAALGLALVVGAGTACTQSPEVRKQKAVERAETYLKEGKANEAIIELRNALQIDQDYVPALHALGRAYAARGWWGDAIREFGRAEKAAPNSLAIAQDLGRAIVEAGAFADADAQATKILAKHPQDPVALHIRAAAWLGQGKPREALELLDGLLKGGQSIPGETAPRRAQALRQLGKAAEAEEALRTAVKENPKDVRSLLGLAGFHLSRGQFAEAEKLYTQAKAIQPANPEIAMGLAAVAAGKNQLATAIKILEAVEVRARTPRLVLMLANFYLRADQPTNASALLVAIVERAPNYRPARYLLARAYLAGNRPQLAAVHFEELRRQLPGEVTIQFFLAQSYARAGRAREALALLDGAAPKMAKEPRFHVERGRVLLVLARLDEAFKAGATASELNPELPQPYLLMGQVRARQGNTKAAQDYFAKAANVDASSAAAHVALGRLRAAEDDFEGASREFDEAVKADPKSVGAARVKASSLIRQKKMKEAIEFAESSAKAQPNEGGFQTLLGAVYLQGRQYEKAKDAYQRAVRLSPRASEPRMGLVTIAILQGKEEEASEQLREVLKEQPDHPAAVLLQAGMLERAGRYDQAISVIENSLKVAPMQTALAVQLAELLLRTGRYDAVVGRTTEILSRNPDATGALLVRARAHLGRRDWDAAVKDATSYVHLNPTDAGGHVVLGRAYFGQRQIAEAQAAYREALKRNPQLTTAKEELAAVSGEKPDPAETQKKITALRAAVEKTPKSVAPREALARALLANGDTAGAEAQLKVILDQAAGHLDANLLMAHVRFQQGKTDDAVAYLRAAQRTSPDNLEVNAALGRYLVAQGRREEGLRHLEAALRVNPRLPDIKLEVGSLYAQIGRYADAQRLADELDREWPKQPEPLILKGNVLLAQRDYKAAGEAFSGAISRGPNYPGAHRGLAQSMEALGQTDRAIESYRKALQLNPNEVISLNNLAWILLETKNQPDEALPLATKARQLAPRSIEVADTLGWVYYRRADYVEAAKVLNLALEQAPNNAQLQYHLGRTYTKLGKKDDAVASLRRAAQLDPKLAQSQRIADLIKELGG
- a CDS encoding VOC family protein, whose product is MNVHGVGHVVLKVRDLDRSAAFYTGVLGLKEVGRLGDRMVFFSATGRNHHDLACLAVGADAPAPPPDAVGLYHVALKVGDSLEELREAKAALDRHGLAIRQVRDHEVSQSIYLDDPDGNMVELFVDADPAIWAANPAAVAQSRPLALG
- a CDS encoding ABC transporter ATP-binding protein, producing the protein MSATLEAEMVTKIYREGAFEVPAVQDVSLSVRSGEVVAILGPSGSGKTTLLSMLGCMLRPTSGTITIHGERVSDLDESELPWVRRRYVGFIFQSFNLFAALSAAENVEVVLQLKGLERRPRRTEALRLLDLVGLGKRADFLPRDMSGGERQRVSIARALAGDPPLILADEPTANLDAKNGEQVMKMLHAVTRSDGRTVIIVTHDHRVMPYIDRSVRIEDGRLVA
- a CDS encoding ABC transporter permease translates to MVDIARKNLFHDRTRFLITIVGVTFSVVLIFSQFGIYLGFMENASIIIDNTQADIWVTSKNSSNFDFAVPFAERKLNKVRQTPGVVWADNLLLGWANLRRKDGGQENIALIGFNPDTGVGGPWRLASGDLQSMKASKAIIVDESAYGKLGVLQVGDQVEINEQRVRVAGISRGVRGFTTLPYVFTSFRAAQILDPFARERTAFIVARVAPGYEPHEVATRLREIRDVDVYTRDQYSWKTRLYWTWETGIGVGFGITVLMAIIVGVVVVSQTIYSATIEHLREFGTLKAIGATNRDVYVIILKQALINALIGYGVGLALSLFAVRVLRTTGTILVIPFELMVAVFVLTIAMCTAASVVSVRKALSVDPLVVFRS
- a CDS encoding VanZ family protein, translated to MTPEPGDAGAARRARLVLLVFAAFVVYGSFFPFSFRVDPVEVQRDLAGFWSTLALFDARGRRLFSIADLVSNVLLGVPVGALLLLGGLVGRGIVTRGAGALVVEALFAGTVEVGQILAPTRTASALDVLAQSAGAVAGALGAHGTGTAAARRLEAWLATRLRERPALVVVAVLAGLVAADALYPYAVTLDVSTAWGNLRRAQWQPLATLSGRPWGPLLVDRLLPYAGMAFAARWALAAPSASPRPGSGTAVALALLLWAAALEGGKLLIVGRAPSVDNVLVAALGVLLGLVAFATWAGSTRAAGRGARAVVGLTGAALVYRELAPFDWVLTRAHAAAKSGRIEWIPLASYFYADPQSALFDLFTKLVWSGAFGASLRAAGAHRPWAWTLALGLVLESLQVVQVSHVPAVGDVLAFGAGAALGARLLDGVRRWRPDVSIAGH
- the radC gene encoding DNA repair protein RadC translates to MPGGTRIEEWPLEERPRERLYHQGPAALADAELLAIQLGAGTRGRNVVELARDLLVSYGSLSALATRGVAELAGRPGLGRAKAVRLAAAFELSRRLRSRNGHGAGRALLSSPAEVYARYGPLMEDLDKEVFRIALLDAQNGLLRDVVVSEGTLSASLVHPREVFKPAIVESAASLILLHNHPSGDPTPSREDLRLTRQLVECSRLLELHIHDHVVIGRGRFASLAERGEL